The stretch of DNA CGCGCGCGAGGGTGCGCAGCCCGCCGACGAGCAGCAGGTACTGCTGCACCGCCGGTTCCCCCTCGTGGTCGGTGAACCGTTCCGCGGTCTCCAGCATGGCGGTGCCCGCGGTGTAGCGGCCGTAGTCGGAGACGATGGGGCCGCCGTAGGGGGCGATGGTCTCGCTCTGCGTGCAGAGGGGAAGGCCGCGCCCGATCAGCTCGCTGCCCCGCGCGAAGAACTGCACGTCGACGTGGGAGAACGGCTCCAGCCTCGCCCCGAACTTCGACTTGGTCCTGCGGACCCCGCGCGCCACGGCGCGTACCCGTCCGTGACCGCGGGTGAGCAACGTGATGATCCGGTCCGCCTCGCCCAGCTTCTGGGTGCGCAGCACGATGCCGTCGTCGCGGAACAGACTCATGGGGACATTGTCGCGTACGGGCAGGGGGCGACGGGCCGCAGTAGGCGCGTCGGGGACGCGGGGCGGCGCGACACCGGTCCGTCGTGACGTACGGAGGTGGGGGCGGTACGCAGGGTGTACGGGGAGGAGTCAGTCGTACGCCCGATAGGTGCCGACGATGCGCGTGATGACGGCCGCCGTGGTGCGCAGCTCCTCGGGTGAGAAACCGTCGACCGCCCCGGCCAGCCACTGCCTGTTGGTGGCGCCGGCCCGAGCCACGGCTTCTCGGCCATTTTCGGTGACCGTCGCACGGCGCACCCGCTGGTCGCCGGGGTCGCGGTCGGTCTCGACGAGGCCCCGCGCCTCCAGCCGGTTGATCTCCCTGGTGACGTGGGGGGCTTTGACGTGCAGCAGCCCGGCGAGTTCCCCCATACGGAGGGGCGCGGAGGCGCCCGCCAGCTCACGCAGCAGGGACAGCGCGGCCCGGTCGACGGTGACATCCGCCTCGGAGCGCAGGCGCGTATGGGTTCGGCTGCCGCTCATCAAATAGGCGAGGGAGGCGAGCGACGCCTGGAGCTCGTCCAGGGGCGTCCGGTCGGAGGGGGCGGGGTGAGACACGCCCCGATCATGCCGCACGGGGCGGCGAAGCCCCTATTCACGGGCCCGGTCGGGGCGCGGGTCGCCCGAGTGAGCGCGGCCGGGAGAACGGTGCAACCGATGCTCAACAACCCCTCTGTACAGGCGTGGTGATCGTGCGTCATGACGATGGCCAAAAAGATGCCGTTTACACATATCCCTCATGCGGAACAACCGGAGCCGGTGCTACCGTCATCGCGCTAGTTACTTAACTTAAGTAAGTCAGCTACTCCGGTTTCTTTCCCCTGTCCTGGAGGACGACGTGCAGATCACCGTGGACGCAGAGAAGTGCTGTGGAGCGGGCCAGTGCGTGCTCGTGGCCCCTGAGGTGTTCGACCAGCGCGACGAGGACGGCGTCGTCGTGGTGCTCGACGCGACGCCCCCGGCCGACCAGCACGCGCTGGTCGAGGAGGCCGCACAGGTCTGCCCCGCTGCGGTGATCACGCTCTCCTGAGTCACCGCCCCACCGCGCCCGCCCAGCCACCTCGCCCGGCCGCTTCACCGCGGCCACTTCGCCCTGTGGAAGGAACCGCACGATGACCCAGACCCCCGTCGCTCCCCCCGCCCTGACCACACAGCGCGCCTCCGGCTGCCCGTTCGATCCGCCGCCCTCCAAGACCGCGCTGCTCGAATCGGAGCCGATATCGCGTGTGTCGCTGTGGAACGGCGCGACCGCGTGGCTGGTCACCCGCCACGCGGATCAGGTGACGCTGTTGCGCGACCCCCGCATCAGCGCCGACAACAGGCGGCCCAACTATCCGAGTATGAGCGCCGCGAGCGAGGCGACCCGCGACCAGATTCGCGCGTTCATCAACATGGACGAGCCGGAACACAACGCCGAGCGGCGGAAGTTCACAGGCGACTTCACCATCAAACGTATGCGGGCGCTCACCCCGAGGATCGAGCAGATCATCACGGATCTGCTGGACGCCATGGAGGAGGCGGGCCCGCCCACCGACCTGGTCACCTCCTTCGCGCTGCCGCTGCCTTCCCTGGTCATCTGTGAACTGCTCGGTGTCCCCTACTCCGACCACGCCTTCTTCCAGCGCAACAGCGCCGTCATGGTCGACACCCGCTCCACCTCGGAGGCCGCCCTCGCCGCGACGAAGGAGCTGGGGGCCTAT from Streptomyces tsukubensis encodes:
- the recO gene encoding DNA repair protein RecO, coding for MSLFRDDGIVLRTQKLGEADRIITLLTRGHGRVRAVARGVRRTKSKFGARLEPFSHVDVQFFARGSELIGRGLPLCTQSETIAPYGGPIVSDYGRYTAGTAMLETAERFTDHEGEPAVQQYLLLVGGLRTLARGEHAAPLVLDAFLLRSLAVNGYAPSFSSCAKCGMPGPNRFFSVSSGGIVCGDCRVPGSVVPSSEAVALLGALLTGDWPVADACEARHVREGSGLVSAYLHWHLERGLRSMRYVEK
- a CDS encoding ferredoxin, coding for MQITVDAEKCCGAGQCVLVAPEVFDQRDEDGVVVVLDATPPADQHALVEEAAQVCPAAVITLS
- a CDS encoding MarR family winged helix-turn-helix transcriptional regulator encodes the protein MSHPAPSDRTPLDELQASLASLAYLMSGSRTHTRLRSEADVTVDRAALSLLRELAGASAPLRMGELAGLLHVKAPHVTREINRLEARGLVETDRDPGDQRVRRATVTENGREAVARAGATNRQWLAGAVDGFSPEELRTTAAVITRIVGTYRAYD